A stretch of Lysinibacillus agricola DNA encodes these proteins:
- a CDS encoding IS1380 family transposase — MTTLTQNTLHFNRSIKLSNDGGMLSSDTGELIFREFDEKIGFSQTIAKHLQLKDDRTYCIHENEQLLRQKIYQLIADYHEDDAADRLTHDPIFTQVLGIPALASQPSLSRFFKRFDTQALHQLQVANQGLLDRVHHARQSKALIFDLDSTHSDTYGNQEHSSYNAHYRIMGFHPLVVFDGLTGDFLKAQLRPGNVYTSNGVVDFMRPLIEHYNEVFPEKSYLVRGDSGFAVPDLYELCEKESVYYIIRLKANPKLKALAEELHPTHEIRDVPVTESYVEESIYQASSWSKPRRIIIQSTRPTGELFFSHAFFVTSLGETFSPQAIVASYKQRGTMENFIKEAKDGFGFDQMKSHDFLVNEARMMLSLLAYNFTNWLRTLSFPKKYKGIQIQTIRTRLIKIASKLVKSGRSLYFKMSSSFVYERFFWDVLTRVQQLTFN; from the coding sequence ATGACTACTTTAACGCAAAATACCCTACATTTCAACCGTTCCATTAAATTATCTAATGATGGAGGCATGCTTTCTTCTGACACTGGGGAATTGATTTTCCGTGAATTTGATGAAAAAATCGGCTTTTCTCAAACAATCGCTAAGCATCTCCAATTAAAAGATGATCGCACGTATTGCATTCATGAAAATGAACAGCTACTTCGTCAAAAAATTTATCAGCTCATCGCAGATTATCATGAGGATGATGCAGCGGACCGTTTAACACATGATCCGATTTTCACACAAGTGCTTGGTATACCTGCACTTGCTTCTCAACCGTCGTTATCAAGATTCTTCAAGCGCTTTGATACGCAAGCACTACATCAACTTCAAGTGGCGAATCAGGGGTTACTTGATAGAGTTCATCATGCCCGACAATCAAAAGCACTGATTTTTGATTTAGATTCCACCCATTCCGATACATACGGAAACCAAGAACATTCATCCTACAATGCGCATTATCGTATAATGGGCTTTCATCCACTGGTCGTATTTGATGGGCTAACAGGTGATTTCTTGAAAGCACAATTACGCCCAGGAAACGTTTATACTTCCAATGGTGTCGTAGATTTTATGCGTCCACTTATCGAACATTATAACGAAGTTTTTCCTGAAAAATCGTACCTTGTCCGTGGTGATAGTGGCTTCGCGGTGCCTGATCTATATGAATTATGCGAGAAGGAATCCGTGTACTATATTATTCGTTTAAAAGCGAACCCCAAGTTAAAAGCTCTTGCGGAAGAATTGCATCCTACACACGAAATCCGTGATGTGCCCGTAACAGAAAGCTATGTCGAAGAGTCCATTTATCAAGCCTCTTCTTGGTCGAAGCCTCGTCGTATTATCATTCAGTCCACTCGTCCAACCGGTGAACTGTTCTTTTCTCATGCCTTTTTTGTGACAAGTCTTGGTGAAACCTTTTCACCACAAGCGATTGTCGCATCATACAAACAGCGAGGTACAATGGAAAATTTCATCAAAGAAGCGAAAGATGGCTTTGGTTTTGATCAGATGAAAAGCCATGATTTCCTTGTCAATGAAGCACGGATGATGTTAAGTTTACTTGCCTATAACTTCACGAACTGGCTACGTACACTCAGTTTCCCGAAAAAATATAAGGGGATTCAAATCCAAACCATTCGCACACGTTTGATAAAAATCGCAAGTAAATTAGTGAAGTCTGGACGTTCACTGTATTTTAAAATGTCCTCAAGTTTTGTCTATGAGCGCTTCTTTTGGGACGTCCTGACCAGGGTGCAACAGCTAACATTCAACTAA
- a CDS encoding phosphotransferase family protein, producing MDMLQQVIDKFKLNVLAVENVPESFSSTVYKIKLIDHRTVYIKIPYSKVKLEREYTVLKRLRNELPVPKMLDYWEGNEDVTGALLLSEIYGVPITEKVDTALAYDIGVHHARLHAIIPNEQDFKSSVSNVYGQWSEFIKRQFYSFAEDVKEVIDPRLYEQSLKHFERQLKLLPSPDGPSFIHMDFRPGNILVHENHVAGIIDFESVRIGATEMDFTKINREIFMKYPGTRDAYHKGYESIRPLIDLQEVLPFYSFTDAFNAIGWCKRRGIEKHQTFLQENLAYLNVFLRTKDS from the coding sequence ATGGATATGTTGCAACAAGTAATAGATAAATTTAAGTTGAATGTGTTAGCAGTCGAGAACGTTCCTGAGTCTTTTAGTTCTACTGTATATAAAATTAAGCTAATTGATCATCGTACGGTATATATAAAAATTCCTTATTCAAAAGTAAAACTTGAACGTGAGTATACTGTACTTAAACGATTACGCAATGAGCTACCTGTACCAAAAATGTTAGACTATTGGGAAGGTAATGAGGATGTTACTGGTGCTTTATTATTATCCGAAATCTACGGTGTGCCGATTACAGAGAAGGTGGATACAGCTTTAGCTTATGATATCGGAGTACACCACGCAAGGCTGCATGCAATCATTCCAAATGAGCAGGATTTCAAAAGTTCCGTTTCCAATGTATATGGTCAATGGTCTGAGTTTATTAAGCGACAATTTTATTCCTTTGCAGAAGATGTAAAAGAAGTGATTGATCCTCGTTTATACGAACAATCATTGAAGCATTTTGAACGTCAACTGAAATTACTTCCATCTCCAGACGGACCTAGTTTTATACATATGGATTTTCGACCAGGTAATATTTTAGTTCATGAAAATCATGTAGCCGGCATCATTGATTTTGAAAGTGTCCGAATTGGCGCAACCGAAATGGACTTTACAAAAATTAATCGTGAGATTTTCATGAAATATCCTGGAACAAGGGATGCGTATCACAAAGGCTATGAGTCCATTCGTCCACTTATTGATTTACAAGAAGTTTTACCGTTTTATAGCTTTACCGATGCGTTTAATGCAATTGGTTGGTGTAAAAGAAGAGGTATCGAAAAACATCAAACTTTTTTACAGGAGAATTTAGCCTATTTAAACGTTTTTTTACGAACGAAGGATAGTTGA
- a CDS encoding ornithine cyclodeaminase family protein, which translates to MVPIRILSDNDVKNILDIKNTVACVEKAYALKANNQVRLFPMVSEVIFEGRAEMDIKSGMLNEEDVFGLKLVSWFGDNKNQGLPAITGLTMLFDLKNGFPKAMINASYLTGMRTGAAGSIGVKHLSKQDSKTLMIVGTGVQAIFQIAATLSQVQTINKVYIYDPVKYENASKFQYSIKTELDKIINDINDTYNKSWKQRIESVQFVAVETPVKALEETDAVITITPSRKPLIFKEWIKPGIHFSCVGADMTGKQEIDEKIFEVASVYVDDITQASTVGETQSAIRAGILGKNNLTEIGQFILGNAKGRTSDEEITIFDSTGIALQDLAVSKYIVSKAEEMNVGTIVQI; encoded by the coding sequence ATGGTACCAATAAGAATTCTAAGTGATAATGATGTTAAGAACATTCTTGATATCAAGAATACAGTAGCATGTGTAGAAAAAGCCTATGCGCTTAAAGCCAACAATCAGGTGAGACTATTCCCCATGGTATCTGAGGTGATTTTTGAGGGTAGGGCAGAAATGGATATTAAATCAGGGATGCTTAATGAAGAAGATGTGTTTGGATTAAAACTCGTTTCATGGTTTGGTGATAATAAAAATCAAGGGCTTCCAGCTATAACTGGGCTGACTATGTTATTTGATTTGAAGAATGGGTTTCCTAAGGCAATGATCAACGCAAGTTATTTGACAGGAATGCGTACTGGAGCAGCAGGTTCAATAGGCGTGAAACACCTGTCAAAACAAGATTCAAAAACACTAATGATTGTAGGTACAGGAGTTCAGGCGATTTTTCAAATAGCAGCCACTCTATCTCAAGTTCAGACAATCAACAAGGTATATATATATGACCCCGTAAAATATGAAAATGCATCAAAATTCCAGTATTCAATAAAGACGGAACTAGATAAAATCATAAATGATATCAACGATACTTATAATAAGAGCTGGAAACAAAGAATTGAGTCAGTTCAGTTTGTAGCTGTAGAAACTCCAGTGAAAGCTTTGGAAGAAACCGATGCAGTAATTACGATAACGCCTTCGCGAAAACCACTGATTTTTAAGGAGTGGATTAAGCCAGGCATACATTTCAGCTGTGTGGGGGCAGACATGACTGGAAAACAGGAAATAGATGAAAAGATCTTTGAGGTAGCTTCTGTATATGTAGATGATATTACACAAGCATCGACAGTCGGAGAAACACAAAGTGCTATAAGGGCTGGTATATTAGGCAAAAACAATTTGACTGAAATCGGACAATTCATACTTGGAAATGCGAAAGGACGTACAAGTGATGAAGAAATTACGATTTTTGATAGTACTGGCATAGCATTGCAGGATCTTGCAGTTTCAAAATATATTGTATCAAAAGCAGAAGAAATGAATGTTGGGACAATCGTGCAAATATAA
- a CDS encoding TetR/AcrR family transcriptional regulator, which translates to MNQKRVIEVAATLFLEKGFAYTSMDELVRVSKVSKSNVYYHFSNKEELLEGVVDYWIEMYQSAIDGLLSQNQLLVEDRIQLFLKQLSQGVQTREYKGSCPFITLYIQSPTNATKVKEKIGLFFAGLQTKVSILLKQGVENGEFRKTINIDEVASLFITNLEGALFISETLKDATVIMKTADHFFNLLR; encoded by the coding sequence ATGAATCAAAAACGTGTGATTGAAGTAGCTGCAACATTATTTTTAGAAAAAGGGTTTGCTTATACAAGCATGGATGAATTAGTTCGTGTAAGCAAAGTTTCAAAGTCTAATGTGTATTATCACTTCTCTAATAAGGAAGAATTGTTGGAAGGGGTCGTTGATTATTGGATTGAAATGTATCAATCTGCAATTGATGGATTACTATCTCAAAACCAATTATTAGTTGAAGATCGTATCCAACTGTTTTTAAAGCAATTATCACAAGGAGTTCAGACGAGAGAATATAAGGGGAGCTGTCCATTTATTACGCTTTATATTCAAAGCCCTACAAATGCCACAAAAGTAAAAGAAAAAATAGGTCTTTTTTTTGCAGGATTACAAACGAAAGTTTCTATATTACTTAAACAAGGGGTAGAGAATGGTGAATTTAGAAAGACAATTAATATTGACGAGGTTGCATCTCTTTTTATTACAAATCTTGAAGGAGCGCTATTTATTTCAGAAACACTGAAGGATGCAACTGTAATCATGAAAACAGCAGATCATTTTTTTAACTTGCTTCGATAA
- a CDS encoding ArsR/SmtB family transcription factor produces the protein MDKQKQLKKLAEEFRECSKALAAIGDETRQSIIIALIEGESESEKGIRVGELTKKTNLSRPALSHHLKVLKDASFYKKLSNT, from the coding sequence ATGGATAAACAAAAACAGCTAAAAAAATTAGCTGAAGAATTTAGAGAATGTAGCAAAGCGCTTGCTGCAATCGGGGATGAAACTCGCCAATCCATCATTATTGCTTTAATCGAAGGTGAAAGTGAATCTGAAAAGGGTATACGTGTGGGTGAACTTACAAAAAAGACTAATTTATCCCGTCCAGCATTGTCCCACCATCTAAAAGTTCTAAAAGATGCAAGTTTCTATAAGAAGCTCAGCAATACCTAA
- a CDS encoding PhzF family phenazine biosynthesis protein, producing MKLKVYTLNSFAKSIEGGNPAGVVLSADYLSDEDMKKIAGIIGFSETAFVMKSDLADFKVRFFTPNEEVDLCGHATIAAFYTLSSQGYIKPGKYSQETKAGILNVEVMEDLSIMMDQNAPSYYEIIDKEEIADSLNITIDEMLGDLPVQIVSTGLRDILVPIRNLDILNSIKPDFEKVTNISSKYNTIGYHIFTLESLKGSNAHCRNLAPLYGIPEESATGTSNGALSCYLYKYGKIKPEHVINISVEQGYSMKKPSEIVIALTTQGKEIIEVKVGGKALNLSETEVEI from the coding sequence ATGAAGTTAAAAGTTTATACATTAAATTCATTTGCAAAATCCATTGAGGGAGGGAACCCTGCTGGAGTGGTACTTAGCGCTGATTATCTATCAGATGAGGACATGAAAAAAATAGCAGGTATCATCGGTTTTAGTGAGACTGCTTTTGTCATGAAGTCAGACCTTGCTGACTTCAAGGTTAGATTCTTTACACCTAATGAAGAGGTTGATCTTTGTGGCCATGCAACGATAGCAGCGTTCTATACACTTTCAAGCCAAGGATATATTAAACCAGGAAAATATTCTCAAGAAACAAAGGCTGGAATTTTAAATGTAGAAGTAATGGAAGACCTATCAATTATGATGGATCAAAATGCTCCAAGCTATTATGAAATAATAGACAAGGAGGAAATTGCAGATTCCTTAAATATTACTATAGATGAAATGTTAGGGGATCTACCAGTGCAAATTGTATCTACTGGCCTTAGGGATATACTTGTACCGATTAGAAACTTAGATATATTAAATTCTATAAAGCCAGATTTTGAAAAAGTAACAAATATCAGCAGTAAATATAATACCATTGGTTATCATATTTTTACCCTTGAATCACTAAAGGGTTCAAATGCTCACTGTAGAAATTTGGCACCTTTATATGGAATTCCAGAAGAATCTGCAACTGGTACATCCAATGGTGCCCTTTCATGTTATCTATATAAATATGGTAAAATCAAACCTGAACATGTTATTAATATATCTGTTGAGCAAGGTTACTCTATGAAAAAACCTTCAGAAATAGTTATAGCCTTAACCACTCAAGGGAAAGAAATTATTGAGGTAAAGGTGGGCGGAAAAGCATTGAATTTGTCTGAAACAGAGGTTGAAATATAA
- a CDS encoding alpha/beta fold hydrolase, which translates to MRTVFLTGGTGFIGKQLVKELAKEHVTILLLVRSKSKATRIYQERGILKEAFMHFIEGDLTKIDLGLSAEDKEWVLKTDVIIHAGGPMDIQATSKEAASVFLNGAQHISEFAKNIHQLKGLQQFIHVVGYMSPFDDKNSKIAIDVFKEGNNFLKIKNPYERTKFLADLYIRQQASTVGYPLSVINPPTVVGSSKTGSTEQTGGLGLLVMSMRKGLMPVIPGGKKYRLPLIANDELAKFIVQVFRLEQPTIQTYTLVEDKQHDQNISELLDAMSESMNMTAPKISAPLPFMKALMNSGVSKITQIPADGLNFITNRTFSNGSAKKIMGEDWFKETNVMKFFPAVIADLDYRMMYQNGQHSHLFKRTLCNNTTLYQSQGEGKPFILLHGLLSDGEDLFPLGKELHEKTGRPVWIMDLPGLGRSPFKREKNLLNIYLNVVKKLLEKATNGAHLIGHSFGAYILLEALVQKYIDKKYTITLLQPPVAKKNAKSINVPQFMNKWTLKLATTNLIERYLLSNGIFESTESIPEHYIEKISNSFTSPRILNTTVQLNSLLLKNVQGDFNEVTKYNLRIIWGDYDRGYSAPSHLGKVDFVPYGHHFPLNHPSETANLVIKNSSTSR; encoded by the coding sequence ATGAGAACAGTATTTTTAACTGGTGGAACAGGTTTTATTGGAAAGCAATTAGTGAAGGAATTAGCCAAAGAGCATGTTACAATTCTTCTATTAGTGAGATCGAAAAGTAAAGCAACACGCATTTATCAAGAAAGAGGCATCTTAAAAGAGGCATTTATGCACTTTATTGAAGGTGATTTGACGAAAATAGACTTAGGTCTAAGTGCTGAAGATAAGGAGTGGGTATTGAAAACGGATGTGATTATTCACGCAGGAGGCCCCATGGATATTCAAGCGACAAGCAAAGAGGCAGCTTCCGTATTTTTGAATGGTGCCCAACATATTAGTGAATTCGCTAAAAATATTCATCAATTGAAGGGATTGCAACAATTTATTCATGTTGTAGGCTATATGAGTCCCTTTGATGATAAAAATAGCAAGATTGCGATAGATGTGTTTAAAGAAGGAAACAATTTTTTGAAAATAAAAAATCCATATGAGAGAACAAAGTTTTTAGCAGATCTTTATATCCGTCAGCAGGCATCAACAGTAGGTTATCCGCTTTCAGTAATTAATCCACCAACTGTAGTTGGTAGTAGTAAAACAGGGAGTACGGAGCAAACAGGAGGCTTAGGCTTGCTTGTGATGAGTATGCGAAAAGGGCTCATGCCAGTGATTCCTGGAGGTAAGAAATATAGATTACCACTTATTGCAAACGATGAACTAGCAAAGTTTATTGTGCAGGTTTTCAGATTGGAGCAACCAACTATACAAACATATACACTTGTTGAAGATAAACAACATGATCAGAATATTTCAGAATTATTAGATGCTATGTCAGAAAGTATGAATATGACTGCACCTAAAATTTCTGCCCCATTGCCATTTATGAAAGCACTTATGAATAGTGGCGTAAGCAAAATAACCCAAATTCCTGCTGATGGGCTGAACTTTATTACAAATCGAACATTCTCAAATGGTTCAGCGAAAAAGATTATGGGAGAAGATTGGTTTAAGGAGACAAATGTAATGAAATTTTTCCCAGCCGTAATAGCTGATCTGGATTATCGCATGATGTATCAAAATGGCCAGCACAGTCATTTATTTAAACGAACATTATGTAATAATACTACCCTTTACCAATCACAAGGAGAGGGTAAACCGTTTATTTTATTACATGGTTTATTAAGTGATGGAGAGGATTTATTTCCTTTAGGAAAAGAGCTTCATGAAAAAACGGGTCGACCTGTATGGATCATGGACCTTCCAGGTTTGGGACGTTCTCCTTTTAAACGAGAGAAAAACCTTTTAAATATCTATTTGAATGTAGTGAAAAAGTTATTGGAGAAAGCTACTAATGGTGCCCATCTAATTGGCCATTCATTTGGTGCGTATATTCTTTTGGAAGCATTAGTACAAAAGTACATAGATAAGAAGTATACAATTACTTTACTTCAGCCACCTGTTGCTAAAAAAAATGCTAAATCGATAAATGTTCCTCAATTTATGAACAAATGGACATTGAAATTGGCAACTACTAATTTGATAGAGCGTTATTTATTAAGTAATGGTATATTTGAAAGTACGGAGAGCATCCCTGAACATTATATTGAAAAAATAAGTAACAGTTTTACTTCTCCTAGAATTTTAAATACTACGGTTCAGCTTAACAGTTTACTATTGAAAAACGTTCAAGGTGATTTCAATGAAGTAACAAAGTATAATCTTCGCATTATTTGGGGGGATTATGACAGAGGCTATTCTGCTCCTTCGCATCTTGGTAAGGTTGATTTTGTTCCATATGGTCATCATTTTCCTCTTAACCATCCGAGTGAAACAGCTAATTTGGTAATAAAAAATAGTAGTACTAGCAGATGA